The following DNA comes from Candidatus Acidiferrales bacterium.
AAGTACATAAACCTATTCAGTTCTTTGCTGATCTTGTCTTTTTTCCTTATGCTGCCTTCGGCCGCTTCTGCTCAGGAAAACAAGGTTCGCCCAAGCCTGAAAGCCAGCGTCACGCAGAGACTGGGAGTGGACACAGATATTACCATTGTTTACAGCAGGCCCGGAGTAAAAGGTCGAAAGATATGGGGTGGACTCGTCCCCTATGGCATGGCACCGGGAAATAAGGAATCAAAGGGAAACCCTTTTCCCTGGCGCGCCGGCGCGAACGAAAATACGACTATACAATTCAACAAGGATGTCCTCATTGAAGGGAAAAGATTGCCGGCGGGCAAATATGGCCTCTTCATGATCCCTTCGGAAAAAGACTGGACCATCATCTTCAGCAAGAACGACTCAGCCTGGGGAAG
Coding sequences within:
- a CDS encoding DUF2911 domain-containing protein, with translation MKYINLFSSLLILSFFLMLPSAASAQENKVRPSLKASVTQRLGVDTDITIVYSRPGVKGRKIWGGLVPYGMAPGNKESKGNPFPWRAGANENTTIQFNKDVLIEGKRLPAGKYGLFMIPSEKDWTIIFSKNDSAWGSFSYNQAEDALRITVTPVEAPHMEWLMYGFDDLAGTSATAYLWWDNLKVPFKIALVNE